In Desulfovibrio aminophilus, a single genomic region encodes these proteins:
- the ahcY gene encoding adenosylhomocysteinase, protein MPVEAKLKHKVKDISLAEWGRKELDLAENEMPGLMALRKKYGKKKPLKGLRIMGSLHMTIQTAMLIETLHALGADIRWASCNIFSTQDHAAAAIAKAKTAAVFAWKGETLEEYWWCTEQALTWPDGSGPDLIVDDGGDATLLVHQGVKVEKNPALLKKKQDNKEFQIVMDRLAASVKAAPGKWGRIAAKIRGVSEETTTGVHRLYDMQKKGELLFPAINVNDSVTKSKFDNLYGCRESLADGIKRATDVMIAGKVVVVAGYGDVGKGCAQSMRGFGARVLVTEIDPICALQAAMEGYEVMPMDEAAALGDIFVTATGNWHVITGKHMLKMKNEAILCNIGHFDSEIEMSFLEENSKCKRVEVKPQVDKWTLPNGRSIIVLAEGRLVNLGCATGHPSFVMSNSFTNQVLAQMDLAANTYEPKVMILSKKLDEEVARLHLERVGARLDKLTKEQAAYIGVSLDGPFKPDHYRY, encoded by the coding sequence TGGCCCTGCGCAAGAAGTACGGCAAGAAGAAGCCGCTCAAGGGCCTGAGGATCATGGGCAGCCTGCACATGACCATCCAGACCGCCATGCTCATCGAAACCCTGCACGCCCTGGGCGCGGACATCCGCTGGGCCTCCTGCAACATCTTTTCCACCCAGGACCACGCCGCCGCGGCCATCGCCAAGGCCAAGACCGCCGCTGTCTTCGCCTGGAAGGGCGAGACCCTGGAGGAGTACTGGTGGTGCACCGAGCAGGCCCTGACCTGGCCCGACGGTTCGGGCCCGGACCTCATCGTGGACGACGGCGGCGACGCCACGCTCCTCGTGCACCAGGGCGTGAAGGTGGAGAAGAATCCCGCCCTGCTCAAGAAGAAGCAGGACAACAAGGAATTCCAGATCGTCATGGATCGTCTGGCCGCGAGCGTGAAGGCCGCCCCGGGCAAATGGGGCCGCATCGCCGCCAAGATCCGGGGCGTGTCCGAGGAGACCACCACCGGCGTGCACCGGCTCTACGACATGCAGAAGAAGGGCGAGCTGCTCTTCCCGGCCATCAACGTCAACGACTCGGTGACCAAGTCCAAGTTCGACAACCTCTACGGCTGCCGCGAGTCCCTGGCCGACGGCATCAAGCGCGCCACGGACGTGATGATCGCGGGCAAGGTGGTGGTCGTGGCCGGCTACGGCGACGTGGGCAAGGGCTGCGCCCAGTCCATGCGCGGCTTCGGCGCGCGGGTCCTGGTCACTGAGATCGACCCCATCTGCGCCCTGCAGGCCGCCATGGAGGGCTACGAGGTGATGCCCATGGACGAGGCCGCCGCCCTGGGCGACATCTTCGTCACCGCCACGGGCAACTGGCACGTCATCACCGGCAAGCACATGCTCAAGATGAAGAACGAGGCCATCCTCTGCAACATCGGCCACTTCGACTCCGAGATCGAGATGTCCTTCCTGGAGGAGAACTCCAAGTGCAAGCGGGTTGAGGTCAAGCCCCAGGTGGACAAGTGGACCCTGCCCAACGGCCGCTCGATCATCGTCCTGGCCGAGGGTCGTCTGGTGAACCTGGGCTGCGCCACGGGCCATCCGAGCTTCGTCATGAGCAACAGCTTCACCAACCAGGTTCTGGCCCAGATGGACTTGGCCGCCAACACGTACGAGCCCAAGGTCATGATCCTGTCCAAGAAGCTGGACGAAGAGGTGGCCCGCCTGCATCTGGAGCGCGTGGGCGCCCGGCTGGACAAGCTCACCAAGGAGCAGGCCGCCTACATCGGCGTGTCCCTGGACGGTCCGTTCAAGCCCGACCACTATCGCTACTAG
- a CDS encoding discoidin domain-containing protein, which produces MRKLFAAALLVAAFCWSVPAWAQGITVTASSTAASLFMGFSPDNLLDGDPNTAWAEGGEGVGAGEWVEFTFPEAVTMRRLRLRNGVQDPSWFEKYNRVKTLELVFPDGARRRVELADSRDEQVVDLGGARGSWLRLVIVDVYNCSVFFNSKTTCLSEAVIETSAPEHASEGPAAAALAQALAKGPETPGKGGKAAAAGGHDSGATAPVLKTEPAPARPKGKPSDARDGAELMTEFQRGGDAVVVIREYYRRLITLDDSFPQVFARQVREQEAFVFEMFREYQRKRKTYEKFRNALLDTDKLSMKFQAIDPDRVRVEVSGTYTIFVADTYEDVPENTVFVLLRDDGQWRILERQDGAAEPKK; this is translated from the coding sequence GTGAGAAAGCTGTTCGCCGCCGCGCTGCTGGTCGCGGCATTCTGCTGGAGCGTGCCGGCCTGGGCCCAGGGGATCACCGTCACCGCCTCCTCCACGGCCGCCTCCCTGTTCATGGGCTTCAGCCCGGACAACCTGCTGGACGGCGACCCCAACACGGCCTGGGCCGAGGGCGGCGAGGGCGTGGGCGCGGGCGAGTGGGTGGAGTTCACCTTTCCCGAGGCCGTGACCATGCGGCGGCTGCGGCTGCGCAACGGCGTGCAGGACCCTTCCTGGTTCGAGAAATACAACCGGGTCAAGACCCTGGAGCTGGTCTTCCCGGACGGCGCGCGGCGGCGGGTGGAGCTGGCCGACTCCCGCGACGAGCAGGTGGTGGACCTGGGCGGCGCGCGCGGATCCTGGCTCCGGCTGGTCATCGTGGACGTTTACAACTGCTCGGTGTTCTTCAATTCCAAGACCACCTGCCTGAGCGAGGCGGTCATCGAGACCTCCGCCCCGGAGCATGCCTCCGAGGGGCCGGCGGCCGCGGCCCTGGCCCAGGCCCTGGCGAAGGGGCCGGAGACCCCGGGCAAGGGCGGCAAAGCCGCGGCCGCGGGCGGGCATGATTCCGGGGCGACCGCTCCCGTGCTCAAGACCGAGCCCGCGCCCGCCCGGCCCAAGGGCAAGCCCAGCGACGCCCGCGACGGCGCGGAACTGATGACGGAATTCCAGCGCGGCGGGGACGCGGTCGTTGTGATTCGGGAATATTACCGCCGCCTCATCACCCTGGACGATTCCTTCCCCCAGGTCTTCGCCCGCCAGGTGCGCGAGCAGGAGGCCTTCGTCTTCGAGATGTTCCGGGAGTATCAGCGCAAGCGCAAGACGTACGAAAAGTTCCGCAACGCCCTGCTGGACACGGACAAGCTGTCCATGAAGTTCCAGGCCATCGACCCGGACCGGGTGCGGGTGGAGGTCAGCGGCACCTACACCATCTTCGTGGCCGACACCTACGAGGACGTCCCCGAGAACACCGTCTTCGTGCTCCTGCGCGACGACGGCCAATGGCGCATCCTGGAACGACAGGACGGGGCGGCGGAGCCCAAGAAATGA
- a CDS encoding nitroreductase: MPLENPVLTAIRERRSIRRYSADSVSREEIEAILEAGRWAPSGLNHQAWRFLVLRPDDPRRDALAGLTKYAHILEGAKALVCVFLDRSGMYHPMKDHQGAGACLQNMLLAAHSLGLGAVWIGEIVNQEPHVTEALGLNPADLELQAVVALGRPDQKGSADRKPLAQLLLEDIP; this comes from the coding sequence ATGCCGCTAGAGAATCCAGTGTTGACGGCCATCCGGGAGCGCCGCAGCATTCGGCGCTACAGCGCCGATTCCGTTTCCCGCGAAGAGATCGAGGCCATCCTCGAGGCCGGGCGCTGGGCCCCCAGCGGCCTGAACCATCAGGCCTGGCGTTTCCTCGTACTGCGGCCGGACGATCCCCGGCGGGACGCCCTGGCCGGGTTGACCAAGTACGCCCACATCCTGGAGGGGGCCAAGGCCCTGGTCTGCGTCTTCCTGGACCGCTCCGGGATGTATCACCCCATGAAGGACCACCAGGGCGCGGGGGCCTGCCTCCAGAACATGCTCCTGGCCGCCCATTCCCTGGGCCTGGGCGCGGTCTGGATCGGCGAGATCGTGAACCAGGAGCCCCACGTCACCGAGGCCCTGGGACTGAACCCCGCGGACCTGGAACTGCAGGCCGTCGTGGCCCTCGGCCGCCCGGACCAGAAGGGTTCGGCGGACCGCAAGCCGCTTGCCCAGCTTCTGCTGGAGGACATACCGTGA
- a CDS encoding MBL fold metallo-hydrolase: MLQTNCYLLTRGERALAVDPGGDPGPLLEFLRDRNLVLDRILNTHLHFDHIAGNAALARATGAPILASEEDRFLLETELGGGGFMGLPVVETFDFTPLVVGETEFLGLPCLVLPTPGHTPGSVTLHFPGLAAAFVGDLIFQRSVGRTDFPGGDMKALQESILKRIFNMPPETALYPGHGPATTAGDEKTHNPFFGAMTY, translated from the coding sequence ATGCTCCAGACCAACTGCTACCTGCTGACCCGTGGCGAGCGGGCCCTGGCCGTGGACCCCGGGGGCGACCCCGGCCCCCTGCTGGAGTTCCTCCGGGACCGCAACCTCGTGCTGGACCGCATCCTGAACACGCACCTGCACTTCGACCACATCGCGGGCAACGCGGCCCTGGCCCGGGCCACGGGAGCCCCGATCCTGGCCTCGGAGGAGGACCGCTTCCTGCTGGAGACCGAGCTGGGCGGGGGCGGCTTCATGGGCCTGCCCGTGGTGGAGACGTTCGACTTCACCCCCCTGGTCGTGGGCGAGACCGAGTTCCTGGGTCTGCCCTGCCTGGTCCTGCCCACGCCCGGTCACACGCCCGGCAGCGTGACCCTGCATTTTCCCGGCCTGGCGGCCGCCTTCGTGGGCGACCTCATCTTCCAGCGCTCCGTGGGGCGCACCGATTTTCCCGGCGGCGACATGAAGGCCCTCCAGGAATCCATCCTGAAGCGGATCTTCAACATGCCGCCGGAAACCGCGCTGTATCCCGGCCACGGCCCGGCCACCACCGCCGGGGACGAGAAAACCCACAACCCCTTCTTCGGGGCCATGACCTATTAG
- a CDS encoding flavodoxin family protein: MDELGPKAAVFSCTHKAQGNSNDAAHLFVRGVEAAGGQADTIYLRKIKILPCTACGICEKDPESPCILAEKDYAAEMFELLMTAPFVFFSSPIYFYHLPSIFKTWIDRSQQVWAAKHKGDPKVLGLPRRPAYVCLLAGRKEGEKLFDGALLTLKYFLDSFNLELRDPMTLKGVDKVGDLEKDEAATDALFNLGKTAWERYAAEAKKG, encoded by the coding sequence ATGGACGAACTCGGACCCAAGGCGGCGGTCTTCTCCTGCACGCACAAGGCCCAGGGCAACAGCAATGACGCCGCGCACCTCTTCGTGCGCGGGGTGGAGGCCGCCGGCGGCCAGGCCGACACCATCTACCTGCGCAAGATCAAGATCCTGCCCTGCACGGCCTGCGGCATCTGCGAGAAGGACCCGGAGAGCCCCTGCATCCTGGCCGAGAAGGACTACGCGGCCGAGATGTTCGAACTGCTCATGACCGCGCCGTTCGTGTTCTTCTCCTCGCCCATCTATTTCTATCACCTGCCCTCGATCTTCAAGACCTGGATCGACCGCAGCCAGCAGGTCTGGGCCGCCAAGCACAAGGGCGACCCCAAGGTGCTGGGCCTGCCCCGGCGTCCGGCCTACGTCTGCCTCCTGGCGGGACGCAAGGAGGGCGAAAAGCTCTTCGACGGCGCGCTGCTCACGCTGAAGTACTTCCTGGACAGCTTCAACTTGGAGCTCCGCGACCCCATGACCCTCAAGGGCGTGGACAAGGTGGGCGACCTGGAGAAGGACGAGGCCGCCACGGACGCGCTCTTCAACCTCGGCAAGACCGCCTGGGAGCGCTACGCCGCCGAGGCCAAGAAGGGCTAG
- a CDS encoding ComF family protein: protein MLGRLRRGLSALGLLESRCPACGSLQEGPARLCPACAARLAPRLGGYCPGCGALAQDPGLPPLLCLQCSAEPRPWDRLYFHGPYEGLLRDLILRYKFARSLGLGRLLQGLALDAFRPGGGPLPELLVPVPLHPWRLLWRGYNQSLELARLLARRSGLPLAARALRRVRRTTPQTRVPGHRRRENIRNAFAADPALVGGRRVLLVDDVLTTGATLEEGARTLRRAGAARVEVLVLAKTP from the coding sequence GTGCTCGGGCGGCTGCGGCGGGGCCTGTCCGCGCTGGGGCTGCTGGAGTCCCGCTGCCCGGCCTGCGGTTCGCTCCAGGAGGGGCCCGCCCGGCTCTGTCCGGCCTGCGCCGCGCGCCTCGCGCCGCGCCTGGGCGGATACTGTCCCGGCTGCGGGGCCCTGGCCCAGGACCCCGGCTTGCCGCCGCTGCTCTGCCTCCAGTGCTCGGCCGAGCCCCGGCCCTGGGACCGGCTCTATTTTCACGGGCCCTACGAGGGGCTGCTGCGCGACCTGATCCTGCGCTACAAGTTCGCCCGCTCCCTGGGCCTGGGGCGGCTGCTCCAAGGCCTGGCCCTGGACGCCTTCCGGCCCGGCGGCGGGCCCCTGCCCGAGCTGCTGGTCCCGGTGCCGCTGCATCCCTGGCGGCTGCTCTGGCGCGGCTACAACCAGAGCCTGGAACTGGCCCGGCTGCTGGCGCGGCGTTCGGGCCTGCCCCTGGCGGCGCGGGCCCTGCGCCGGGTGCGGCGGACCACGCCGCAGACCCGCGTGCCCGGCCACCGGCGGCGCGAGAACATCCGCAACGCCTTTGCCGCCGATCCGGCCCTGGTGGGAGGACGGCGGGTGCTCCTGGTGGACGACGTGCTGACCACCGGCGCGACCCTGGAAGAGGGGGCCAGGACCCTGCGGCGCGCCGGGGCGGCGCGGGTGGAGGTTTTGGTCCTGGCCAAGACGCCGTGA
- the rplU gene encoding 50S ribosomal protein L21: MFAIIETGGKQFRVEEGLEFNVELLNVEPGSELAIDKVLLVDKSGDTKIGTPYVEGAKVACQVLGHARGEKIIVFHKKKRNDFHKKQGHRQDFTRLKVTSIQA; encoded by the coding sequence ATGTTCGCAATCATTGAAACCGGCGGGAAGCAGTTTCGCGTCGAGGAAGGCCTCGAGTTCAACGTGGAGCTCCTGAACGTCGAACCCGGCTCCGAGCTGGCCATCGACAAGGTGCTGCTCGTGGACAAGTCCGGCGACACCAAGATCGGAACCCCTTACGTCGAGGGCGCCAAGGTGGCCTGCCAGGTGCTCGGCCATGCCCGCGGCGAGAAGATCATCGTCTTCCACAAGAAGAAGCGCAACGACTTTCACAAGAAGCAGGGCCACCGTCAGGACTTCACCCGCCTGAAGGTCACGTCCATCCAGGCTTAG
- the rpmA gene encoding 50S ribosomal protein L27 encodes MAHKKAGGSSRNGRDSQGQRRGVKRYGGQQVLAGNILVRQLGTKIHPGKNVGVGKDWTLFALIDGVVKYEKYTRNNKVKTRVHIVPAEA; translated from the coding sequence ATGGCTCACAAGAAAGCAGGCGGCAGCTCCAGGAACGGCCGCGACAGTCAGGGCCAGCGCCGGGGCGTGAAGCGCTACGGCGGCCAGCAGGTTCTGGCGGGCAACATCCTGGTGCGCCAGCTGGGCACCAAGATCCACCCCGGCAAGAACGTCGGCGTCGGCAAGGACTGGACCCTGTTCGCCCTCATCGACGGCGTGGTGAAGTACGAGAAGTACACCCGCAACAACAAGGTCAAGACCCGGGTTCACATCGTCCCGGCCGAGGCCTAG
- the obgE gene encoding GTPase ObgE has product MRFIDEATITVRSGKGGNGCVSFRREKYIPKGGPDGGDGGRGGDVVLMAAERILTLYDFRLKRLYEARNGESGKGKDRYGANAADLVLELPVGTQVFEVAEDGSETFLADLTVPGEPVVACKGGDGGRGNIHFKSAVNQAPRRADKGWPGEEKRLRLELKILADVGLLGLPNAGKSTFLAAVSAARPKIAAYPFTTLTPNLGVLHDDEGRRLVIADIPGLIEGASQGLGLGHKFLKHVERTRFLVHLLGADEIREDDPFLGFRLLDEELERFDPRLARKDQIRVVNKIDLLDAGRLEALQREAAEAGLSVFFVSALRGDGLEYLVDEIWRRNLALEEPRDAAEGGEAS; this is encoded by the coding sequence ATGCGGTTCATCGACGAAGCCACCATCACCGTGCGCTCCGGCAAGGGCGGCAACGGCTGCGTCTCCTTCCGACGGGAGAAGTACATCCCCAAGGGCGGCCCGGACGGCGGCGACGGCGGCAGGGGCGGCGACGTGGTCCTCATGGCCGCCGAACGCATCCTCACGCTCTACGACTTCCGGCTCAAGCGCCTCTACGAGGCCCGCAACGGCGAGAGCGGCAAGGGCAAGGACCGCTACGGGGCCAACGCCGCCGACCTGGTCCTGGAACTGCCCGTGGGCACCCAGGTCTTCGAGGTGGCCGAGGACGGCTCCGAGACCTTCCTGGCCGACCTGACCGTCCCGGGCGAGCCCGTGGTGGCCTGCAAGGGCGGCGACGGCGGCCGGGGCAACATCCATTTCAAGTCCGCCGTGAACCAGGCCCCGCGTCGGGCGGACAAGGGCTGGCCCGGCGAGGAGAAGCGGCTCCGCCTGGAGCTGAAGATCCTGGCCGACGTGGGTCTGCTCGGCCTGCCCAACGCGGGCAAGTCCACCTTCCTCGCCGCCGTGTCGGCGGCCCGGCCCAAGATCGCGGCCTACCCCTTCACCACGCTCACCCCGAACCTCGGCGTGCTCCACGACGACGAGGGGCGGCGGCTGGTCATCGCGGACATCCCCGGCCTCATCGAGGGCGCCAGCCAGGGCCTGGGCCTGGGGCACAAGTTTCTCAAGCACGTGGAACGCACGCGTTTCCTGGTGCACCTGCTCGGCGCGGACGAGATCAGGGAGGACGATCCCTTCCTGGGTTTCCGCCTGCTGGACGAGGAACTGGAGCGTTTCGACCCGCGCCTGGCCCGCAAGGACCAGATCCGGGTGGTGAACAAGATCGACCTCCTGGACGCCGGACGGCTGGAGGCGCTCCAACGCGAGGCCGCCGAGGCCGGGCTTTCCGTGTTCTTCGTCTCGGCCCTGCGCGGCGACGGGCTGGAGTATCTGGTGGACGAAATTTGGCGTCGCAACCTGGCCCTCGAAGAGCCCCGGGACGCGGCCGAAGGGGGCGAGGCGTCATGA
- the proB gene encoding glutamate 5-kinase, with protein MTAGEDRKAALERARRVVVKVGSAILTTKAGLDPRAVNRLADQLSGLHDRGLELVLVSSGAVAAGRGLMRSLNQESALELTDLPGRQAASAIGQSRLMHEYDEAFARYGKATAQVLLTRDDLRHRQRFLNARNTMRRLLDWRVIPIVNENDTVAVAELEFGDNDTLASLTIDLIQADLFINLTSADGVFDKNPDQHPEARCLTCIEDIGALDLARMCSGKTSVGSGGMYSKLRAARRAAQLGVPSLVVSGRTPFVLEKVFDGAEMGTWIPACGHRVSHRKFWMAYHADPVGEIRVDAGAAKALTKGGKSLLPAGIAGVEGRFAKGALVRISGADGLELGVGLSNYSAADLRKIMGRRTSEIEEVLGQAPYPEAVHRDNMLLDAAL; from the coding sequence ATGACCGCCGGAGAGGACAGGAAAGCGGCCCTCGAACGGGCCCGGCGCGTGGTGGTCAAGGTCGGCAGCGCCATCCTGACCACCAAGGCGGGGCTCGACCCCCGCGCGGTGAACCGTCTGGCCGACCAGCTGTCCGGGCTGCACGACCGGGGCCTGGAGCTGGTCCTGGTCTCCTCCGGAGCCGTGGCCGCCGGACGAGGCCTCATGCGCTCCCTGAACCAGGAAAGCGCGCTGGAGCTCACCGACCTGCCCGGCAGGCAGGCCGCCTCGGCCATCGGCCAGAGCCGCCTCATGCACGAGTACGACGAGGCCTTCGCCCGCTACGGCAAGGCCACGGCCCAGGTCCTGCTCACCCGCGACGACCTGCGCCACCGCCAGCGCTTCCTCAACGCCCGCAACACCATGCGCCGCCTTCTGGACTGGCGCGTGATCCCCATTGTCAACGAGAACGACACCGTGGCCGTGGCCGAGCTGGAGTTCGGGGACAACGACACCCTGGCCAGCCTGACCATCGACCTCATTCAGGCCGACCTGTTCATCAACCTCACCTCGGCCGATGGCGTGTTCGACAAGAATCCCGACCAGCACCCCGAGGCCCGCTGCCTGACCTGCATCGAGGACATCGGGGCCCTGGACCTGGCCCGCATGTGCAGCGGCAAGACCAGCGTGGGCTCGGGCGGCATGTACTCCAAGCTGCGGGCAGCGCGCCGCGCCGCCCAGTTGGGCGTGCCCTCCCTGGTGGTCTCCGGCCGCACACCCTTCGTGCTGGAAAAGGTCTTCGACGGCGCGGAGATGGGCACCTGGATTCCGGCCTGCGGCCACCGCGTCTCCCACCGCAAGTTCTGGATGGCCTACCACGCCGACCCGGTGGGCGAGATCCGCGTGGACGCCGGGGCGGCCAAGGCCCTGACCAAGGGCGGCAAGAGCCTCCTGCCCGCGGGCATCGCCGGGGTGGAGGGCCGCTTCGCCAAGGGCGCGCTCGTGCGCATCAGCGGGGCCGACGGGCTGGAGCTGGGCGTGGGCCTGAGCAACTATTCGGCCGCCGACCTGCGCAAGATCATGGGCCGCCGGACCTCGGAGATTGAGGAAGTCCTGGGGCAGGCGCCCTATCCCGAGGCCGTGCACCGCGACAACATGCTGCTCGACGCCGCGCTCTGA